One window from the genome of Commensalibacter oyaizuii encodes:
- the gap gene encoding type I glyceraldehyde-3-phosphate dehydrogenase produces MAIKVAINGFGRIGRLVLRSIIETGRTDAEVVLINDLGSPEANAHLLTYDTVHGRLPADVTVTDNTMTIKTHAGRTIGPIKITAERDPSKLPLQGVDVAMECTGLFTNKAAAGELLKAGARKVLISAPGKEVDATVVYGVNQNVITSDMTVISNASCTTNCLAPIAKVLQDTVGIEFGSMITIHSYTGDQRTVDTLHKDLHRARAAAQNIIPTTTGAAKAVALVIPELKGKLDGIAIRVPTPNVSYVALEFVPSKIPASIEELNAYFKKAAEGPLKGILGYNDKPLVSSDFNHCYNSSTFDATQTGFIDGGKMIRVAGWYDNEWGFSTRMTDTAVILGSK; encoded by the coding sequence ATGGCTATTAAAGTTGCAATTAACGGTTTTGGTCGTATCGGTCGTTTGGTACTACGCAGCATCATCGAAACAGGCCGCACCGATGCCGAAGTTGTTTTAATTAACGATCTAGGAAGCCCAGAAGCAAACGCACATCTTCTTACCTATGATACGGTTCATGGTCGTCTTCCTGCTGATGTTACTGTTACAGATAACACTATGACCATTAAAACCCATGCTGGTCGTACCATTGGCCCCATCAAAATCACCGCAGAAAGAGACCCAAGCAAATTACCCCTACAAGGTGTGGATGTTGCTATGGAATGTACGGGTCTGTTCACAAATAAGGCAGCCGCTGGTGAATTATTAAAAGCAGGTGCTCGCAAAGTATTAATCTCTGCCCCTGGTAAAGAAGTCGATGCAACCGTTGTATATGGTGTTAACCAAAATGTTATCACCAGTGACATGACTGTCATTTCCAACGCTTCTTGTACAACAAACTGCTTGGCCCCAATTGCCAAAGTATTGCAAGACACTGTTGGTATCGAATTTGGTAGCATGATTACCATCCACTCATACACAGGTGACCAACGTACTGTTGATACATTACACAAAGATCTACACCGCGCACGTGCTGCTGCACAAAATATTATTCCAACGACTACAGGTGCTGCAAAAGCCGTTGCATTGGTTATTCCTGAATTAAAAGGCAAACTAGACGGTATTGCTATTCGTGTTCCAACCCCTAACGTTTCTTATGTTGCATTAGAATTCGTTCCAAGCAAAATCCCTGCTTCTATTGAAGAATTAAATGCTTATTTCAAAAAGGCAGCTGAAGGTCCATTAAAGGGAATCTTGGGTTATAATGACAAACCATTGGTAAGCTCTGACTTCAATCACTGCTACAATTCTTCTACATTCGATGCAACTCAAACAGGGTTTATTGATGGTGGTAAAATGATCCGCGTTGCAGGTTGGTATGATAACGAATGGGGTTTCTCAACCCGTATGACTGATACAGCAGTTATTTTAGGAAGCAAATAA
- the hemA gene encoding 5-aminolevulinate synthase: protein MTERTISAHPFYAYCKTALQDIEQQGRYRRFTPLSRRSAHYPIYDNDTPQQPERPVVVWSANDYLGMGIEPEVMNAAITAIQEYGAGAGGTRNIAGTHPLHVALEAELADLHGKEAGLLFVSGYVSNQASLQTILTSMSGGWITFSDQQNHASMIAGIKGAKGSDCIIFKHNDLNDLESKLAAAPKDSPKMIAFESVYSMDGDIADIGAICALARKYNALTYLDEVHAVGLYGKQGGGVSERDGVADQVDIIEGTLAKGFGVHGGYVTANKDIIEYLRLAASGFIFTTSLPPSVVAAALASVRLVREQNWRREKLFERVHTFQQKLKDAGIPFIQTESQIVPVMIGDANLCKEVSRRLLEEYAIYATPINYPTVPKGKERLRLTPNPFHTDDMMDDMVNALRALLLK from the coding sequence GTGACAGAACGTACGATATCTGCACACCCTTTTTACGCATATTGTAAAACTGCATTACAAGACATTGAACAACAGGGGCGATATCGTAGATTTACACCGTTAAGCAGACGATCTGCACATTATCCGATTTATGACAATGACACACCACAACAACCAGAAAGACCGGTTGTTGTATGGTCTGCTAATGATTACTTGGGGATGGGTATCGAACCCGAAGTCATGAATGCCGCAATTACCGCGATACAGGAATACGGTGCAGGGGCCGGGGGAACGCGCAATATAGCAGGAACACATCCTTTGCATGTAGCACTAGAAGCAGAGCTTGCAGATCTACATGGTAAAGAGGCTGGATTGTTATTTGTCTCTGGGTACGTGTCTAATCAGGCTAGTTTACAAACAATTTTAACCAGTATGTCTGGAGGCTGGATTACCTTTTCTGATCAGCAAAATCACGCGTCAATGATTGCAGGAATCAAGGGGGCAAAAGGATCTGATTGTATCATCTTTAAACATAACGATCTAAATGATTTGGAATCAAAACTAGCTGCAGCTCCTAAAGATTCACCAAAAATGATCGCTTTTGAAAGTGTTTATTCAATGGACGGGGATATTGCTGATATAGGGGCAATATGTGCGTTGGCACGTAAATACAATGCATTAACGTATTTGGATGAAGTACATGCCGTTGGTTTGTACGGTAAACAAGGCGGTGGTGTTTCAGAGCGCGATGGGGTCGCAGACCAGGTTGATATTATCGAAGGAACACTGGCAAAAGGATTCGGCGTTCACGGAGGATACGTTACCGCCAACAAGGATATTATCGAATATTTAAGATTAGCTGCATCAGGATTTATTTTCACCACGTCACTACCTCCATCGGTAGTTGCAGCAGCACTGGCTAGTGTACGTTTGGTGCGTGAACAAAACTGGCGACGTGAGAAATTGTTCGAACGCGTTCATACATTCCAGCAAAAATTAAAAGATGCTGGTATTCCCTTTATTCAGACGGAAAGCCAAATCGTACCTGTGATGATTGGGGATGCTAATTTATGTAAGGAGGTTAGCAGACGTTTGCTAGAAGAATATGCAATTTATGCAACGCCTATCAACTATCCAACTGTCCCCAAGGGAAAAGAGCGACTACGTTTAACGCCTAATCCATTTCACACAGATGATATGATGGATGATATGGTTAATGCATTGCGGGCTTTGTTGTTAAAATAG